CAGCTCAAGCAAATCGCAAGTTTTCATCTGGCAGACGGATAGAGCACACGGAAACAAAGGAGAACTGGGGATATGGAGTCGACTAAAGGACTATTCACACATGCGGACGTGCAAAGAATCATTGAGAAGCGTGGGATTGACGTTAATACGCTGCCAACTCAGGCCGAGATCGAGCACCGCTTCTACGAACGCTCTATGGCCACTCTGAACCGTAAAAAGGCACGCGCCATTTATCGCTACTCAGTCTTCCCCGGAAACGTTCCGGCTAAGTTTACGTTCGAAAAATGGCAGCCTGAAATGCAGACGGATTTGCAGAAATCAAGAGATCTGGGAAATAGGGCATACAAGTTGGCAAAACAAATGCAAAAAACGCCTGAAACCGTGATTTTATTTGGCCCTCGTGGAACAGGAAAGACATCACTTGCTTTGGCGATGCTGACGAGCATACGAGATGAAGGCCAGTCAGGGCTGTTTATTTCAACAGCAGAGCTGAGTAACCTAATGAGCTTGCAATATGATGCACCAGACGTTCGCAAGCGTTTGGCAGGCATTGAGCGGGCAATGAAAGAGGCTGACGTGCTGTTGTTGGACGACTTCGGGACAGAAGGCGGCATGAAACTCGACATCAAGCCGGTTAGACGCGACATGCAAGAGCTGATGTATCGTGTTGCGAATGCCCGTCTTGATTTTGAGAGCAACAGTCCTCGTCTATCAACAATTGTCACAACGAACAACGAGATGAGCGAGCTTGAGCACATGTACAACAGCAAACTCATCAGTCGAATTAT
Above is a window of Lacticaseibacillus casei DSM 20011 = JCM 1134 = ATCC 393 DNA encoding:
- a CDS encoding ATP-binding protein; the encoded protein is MESTKGLFTHADVQRIIEKRGIDVNTLPTQAEIEHRFYERSMATLNRKKARAIYRYSVFPGNVPAKFTFEKWQPEMQTDLQKSRDLGNRAYKLAKQMQKTPETVILFGPRGTGKTSLALAMLTSIRDEGQSGLFISTAELSNLMSLQYDAPDVRKRLAGIERAMKEADVLLLDDFGTEGGMKLDIKPVRRDMQELMYRVANARLDFESNSPRLSTIVTTNNEMSELEHMYNSKLISRIIPKSKDCTLNFEKLTDVRGKRS